A single region of the Rathayibacter rathayi genome encodes:
- a CDS encoding phosphoenolpyruvate carboxylase: MSSAALSPADGTTAPVLEERIRADVHVLGELLGQVLRESGAPALYEDVERLRALTISAYDSGDAAETAEAEEFVASLSLERAEEVARAFTCYFHLVNVAEEFHRVRVLRRREADAGAQSPEDSILASMRRLTRELGEAEAFARLSRLEFRPVLTAHPTEARRRAVASTIRRISDLLEQRDDPRMGGVVLVEIRRRLLAEVDTLWRTAPLRESKPTPLDEVRTAMNVFDESLFSVLPRVYRRLDDALLGEGSGTRAPVAPAFVRLGTWIGGDRDGNPFVTAETTLAAVDIASEHVLMGLERVARRVGRALTLDASTTPPSAAVEMLWASCVERAPERAAEIAERSPNEAHRRVLLFAAERLAATRTEGPLAYSAAAELVGELRTLQESLVEADDVRAAYGDLQDFVWQLETFGFHLAEIEVRQHSKVHRETIAAIRAGEELDDRGHEVLAVFRAIAKIQERFGTAAARRYIVSFTQSADDLRTVFELAEAATDGKPPIIDAVPLFETFADLDAATDILAEMIRLPQVQARLAATGNRLEVMLGYSDSSKDVGPVSATLALYDAQARIARWAADEGIVLTLFHGRGGALGRGGGPANRAVLAQPPGSVDGRFKLTEQGEVIFARYGNPDIATRHIEQVAGATLLASSPAVGERNAGAAERFAEVAATMDRESRRRFFELVKADGFAPWFARVTPQEEVGLLALGSRPARRGLSVESLEDLRAIPWVFAWTQTRVNLTGWFGLGSALEAVGDLDLLREAYASWPLFTTMVDNVEMSLAKTDEGIARRYLALDSRDDLAGLVLEEMALTRRWVLSITGEESLLTGHRVLGRAVRLRTPYVNALSLLQLRALRALRTDPGGSGTEQNQRLLLLAVNGVAAGLQNTG; encoded by the coding sequence CTGTCCTCCGCAGCCCTGTCCCCCGCAGACGGGACGACCGCGCCCGTGCTCGAGGAGAGGATCCGCGCCGACGTCCATGTGCTGGGTGAACTGCTCGGCCAGGTCCTGCGTGAATCGGGCGCGCCCGCGCTCTACGAGGACGTGGAGCGCCTCCGGGCGCTGACGATCAGCGCGTACGACAGCGGCGACGCGGCGGAGACGGCCGAGGCGGAGGAGTTCGTCGCCTCGCTCTCGCTCGAGCGCGCCGAGGAAGTGGCCCGGGCCTTCACCTGCTACTTCCATCTCGTCAATGTGGCGGAGGAGTTCCACCGGGTGCGGGTGCTGCGCCGCCGCGAGGCCGATGCGGGTGCGCAGTCGCCGGAGGATTCGATCCTCGCCTCGATGCGGCGCCTCACCCGCGAGCTCGGTGAGGCCGAGGCCTTCGCACGCCTCTCCCGCCTAGAGTTCCGCCCCGTTCTGACGGCGCATCCGACCGAGGCCCGCCGTCGTGCGGTCGCCTCGACCATCCGCCGCATCAGCGACCTGCTCGAGCAGCGCGACGATCCGCGCATGGGCGGGGTCGTGCTGGTCGAGATCCGTCGCCGCCTGCTGGCCGAGGTCGACACCCTGTGGCGCACGGCGCCGCTGCGCGAGTCAAAGCCGACTCCGCTGGACGAGGTGCGCACGGCGATGAACGTGTTCGACGAGTCGCTGTTCTCGGTGCTCCCCCGGGTCTATCGACGCCTCGACGACGCCCTGCTCGGTGAGGGCTCGGGGACGCGGGCGCCGGTCGCGCCGGCCTTCGTCCGCCTGGGCACCTGGATCGGCGGTGATCGCGACGGCAATCCGTTCGTCACGGCCGAGACGACCCTCGCGGCGGTGGACATTGCGTCCGAACACGTTCTGATGGGCCTCGAGCGCGTCGCCCGTCGCGTGGGCCGCGCGCTGACGCTCGACGCCTCGACCACTCCGCCGTCCGCCGCCGTCGAGATGCTGTGGGCCTCCTGCGTCGAGCGTGCTCCCGAGCGGGCCGCCGAGATCGCCGAGCGCTCCCCCAACGAGGCGCACCGCCGCGTGCTGCTCTTCGCGGCCGAGCGCCTGGCCGCGACGCGCACCGAAGGGCCGCTGGCCTACTCCGCCGCCGCCGAGCTGGTCGGCGAGCTACGCACACTGCAGGAGTCCCTGGTCGAGGCCGACGACGTGCGCGCGGCCTACGGCGACCTGCAGGACTTCGTCTGGCAACTCGAGACCTTCGGCTTCCACCTGGCCGAGATCGAGGTGCGCCAGCACTCGAAGGTCCACCGCGAGACAATCGCCGCGATCCGCGCGGGCGAGGAGCTGGATGATCGCGGCCACGAGGTCCTGGCGGTGTTCCGCGCGATCGCGAAGATCCAGGAGCGCTTCGGCACCGCCGCCGCGCGGCGCTACATCGTCTCGTTCACCCAGTCGGCCGACGACCTCCGCACGGTCTTCGAGCTGGCCGAGGCGGCGACCGACGGCAAGCCGCCGATCATCGACGCGGTCCCGCTCTTCGAGACCTTCGCCGACCTCGACGCGGCGACCGACATCCTCGCCGAGATGATCCGCCTGCCTCAGGTGCAGGCGCGCCTCGCCGCGACGGGCAACCGCCTTGAGGTGATGCTGGGCTACTCCGACTCGTCCAAGGACGTCGGACCGGTCTCGGCGACGCTCGCGCTCTACGACGCGCAGGCACGCATCGCGCGGTGGGCCGCCGACGAGGGGATCGTGCTCACGCTGTTCCACGGCCGCGGCGGTGCTCTTGGGCGCGGCGGCGGTCCGGCCAACCGCGCCGTGCTCGCGCAGCCACCCGGGTCGGTGGACGGTCGCTTCAAGCTGACGGAGCAGGGCGAGGTCATCTTCGCCCGTTACGGCAACCCGGACATCGCGACCCGGCACATCGAGCAGGTGGCGGGAGCGACGCTGCTCGCCTCCTCCCCCGCGGTCGGCGAGCGCAACGCCGGAGCCGCCGAGCGCTTCGCCGAGGTCGCCGCGACGATGGACCGCGAGTCGCGCCGCCGCTTCTTCGAGCTGGTGAAGGCCGACGGCTTCGCGCCGTGGTTCGCGCGGGTGACCCCGCAGGAGGAGGTGGGCCTGCTCGCGCTCGGCTCGCGGCCCGCCCGCCGCGGCCTCTCCGTGGAATCGCTCGAGGACCTGCGCGCGATCCCGTGGGTCTTTGCCTGGACGCAGACCCGCGTGAATCTGACGGGATGGTTCGGCCTGGGCAGCGCGCTCGAGGCGGTCGGCGACCTCGACCTGCTGCGCGAGGCTTACGCCTCCTGGCCGCTGTTCACGACGATGGTCGACAACGTCGAGATGTCGCTCGCGAAGACCGACGAGGGCATCGCCCGCCGCTACCTCGCCCTCGACTCCCGCGACGATCTCGCCGGGCTCGTGCTCGAGGAGATGGCGCTCACCCGCCGCTGGGTGCTCTCGATCACCGGCGAGGAGAGCCTGCTCACCGGCCACCGCGTGCTCGGCCGCGCGGTGCGGCTGCGCACGCCCTACGTCAATGCGCTCTCACTCCTGCAACTGCGGGCGCTCCGGGCGCTCCGGACCGACCCCGGCGGCTCGGGGACCGAGCAGAACCAGCGGTTGCTCCTGCTCGCGGTCAACGGCGTCGCGGCGGGGTTGCAGAACACGGGCTGA